A genomic segment from Chloroflexota bacterium encodes:
- a CDS encoding nuclear transport factor 2 family protein, whose product MDDEKRTLSVLDVIGAYSAALAAGEPERMAALFADDYELDLVYRDAFASDALSGEQPEAFWASWFASFPEMDYHVIRTVAAEKIVFTQWEFTGVNSGPLAPPIFDREIEPTGRTVRFRGVSVYEIEDGLIRQETTYIDLGTLLVELDIML is encoded by the coding sequence ATGGACGATGAAAAGAGGACGCTTTCTGTGCTTGACGTGATTGGGGCCTACTCAGCGGCTCTGGCGGCAGGAGAGCCAGAGAGGATGGCGGCTTTGTTTGCCGACGATTATGAGCTGGATCTGGTCTATCGGGACGCGTTTGCCAGCGATGCCCTGTCGGGCGAGCAACCGGAGGCATTCTGGGCCTCCTGGTTCGCCAGCTTTCCCGAGATGGACTACCACGTGATCCGGACGGTGGCAGCCGAAAAGATTGTTTTCACCCAGTGGGAATTCACCGGGGTTAACTCCGGTCCCCTGGCACCGCCGATCTTTGACCGCGAGATCGAACCCACCGGCAGAACGGTCCGGTTTCGAGGGGTCTCGGTCTATGAGATCGAGGATGGCCTGATTCGCCAGGAAACGACCTACATCGATCTGGGCACCCTGTTGGTCGAACTGGACATCATGCTATGA
- a CDS encoding sugar phosphate isomerase/epimerase family protein: protein MQYGIHSYIFTDRWTDERLGILDITRDLGVEVFEIAVGDDVQFTPELTRQRARALGMTLTISPGGEWPLEYDISSDDPAARESGLAWHENNIDLAAALGAVAYTGALYGHPGVVQRRVPPPDESQRVAVGLHRLADYGEQRGVAIVIEPMSHFRTHLVNTPAQAMQLMQMAEHDNLSLLLDTYHLVTEIRDYRQAILTVQDRLWGVHACENDRGVPGGGLVPWQSIFGALTEIGFDGIILLETYNSAIGDFAFQRGMFHDVCPDPVAYVEEGLAFLRASSMPPN from the coding sequence ATGCAATACGGCATCCATAGTTACATCTTCACCGACCGCTGGACAGACGAGCGCTTAGGCATCCTCGATATAACCCGAGACCTGGGCGTGGAGGTTTTCGAGATCGCCGTGGGCGACGACGTCCAGTTTACCCCGGAGCTTACGCGCCAGCGTGCCAGGGCATTGGGAATGACCCTGACGATCAGTCCGGGTGGCGAATGGCCCCTTGAGTACGATATTTCGTCGGATGATCCAGCAGCCCGGGAATCGGGACTGGCCTGGCATGAAAACAATATCGACCTGGCGGCGGCATTGGGGGCGGTGGCCTACACGGGCGCGCTCTACGGGCACCCCGGCGTGGTCCAGCGGCGGGTGCCGCCGCCTGACGAAAGTCAGCGTGTTGCCGTCGGGCTCCATCGCCTGGCGGATTATGGTGAACAGCGGGGCGTGGCGATCGTCATCGAACCGATGAGCCATTTCAGAACCCATCTGGTCAATACGCCGGCCCAGGCCATGCAACTTATGCAGATGGCTGAGCACGACAATCTGAGCCTATTGCTCGATACCTACCACCTGGTGACCGAGATTCGGGATTACCGGCAGGCCATCCTTACCGTGCAGGACCGGTTATGGGGCGTGCATGCCTGCGAAAACGACCGGGGGGTGCCTGGCGGGGGCCTGGTGCCATGGCAAAGCATCTTCGGGGCGTTGACCGAAATCGGCTTTGACGGGATCATCCTGCTGGAGACCTACAATTCGGCCATTGGCGATTTTGCCTTCCAGCGGGGCATGTTTCACGACGTCTGTCCCGATCCGGTGGCCTATGTGGAGGAAGGGTTAGCCTTCCTGCGCGCGTCATCGATGCCACCGAATTGA
- a CDS encoding uroporphyrinogen decarboxylase family protein yields the protein MIDWNQIPDHPASPDFNNLLTVLRREVPVRPTLFEFFLNDRLYQRLAPLSEFEADVSYAAQRQVMTAFHRLGYDYVTILVPGFKFPSERVYEKQTVSINAGGLIHDWESFAAYPWPDPEVADYDILNVLGAALPAGMKIICDGPSGVLENAIEIVGYERLCYWLADDPELVREVFQNVGSRLVQFYDRVAAHPAVGACIDNDDWGFKTQTMFSPTQMREFVFPWHRRIAEVVHAAGKPMILHSCGHFERIIDDMVEIGIDARHSYEDTILSVEEAYDRYHDCFAILGGIDLDFICRSTPGEVYARSKALLTQTADRGGYALGTGNSVADYVPDENYFAMIRAVLDLR from the coding sequence ATGATTGATTGGAATCAAATCCCCGATCATCCTGCCAGTCCGGACTTCAATAATCTGTTGACGGTGTTACGCCGCGAAGTTCCAGTGCGTCCCACCCTGTTTGAGTTTTTCCTCAATGATAGACTATATCAGCGGTTGGCCCCCCTCTCTGAATTCGAAGCAGATGTCTCTTACGCAGCGCAGCGACAAGTCATGACTGCCTTCCATCGGCTCGGATATGATTACGTTACGATCCTGGTCCCCGGTTTCAAATTTCCGTCAGAGAGAGTCTATGAAAAACAGACGGTTTCCATCAATGCCGGCGGATTGATCCATGACTGGGAATCCTTTGCAGCTTATCCTTGGCCTGATCCCGAAGTAGCGGATTATGACATTCTGAACGTGTTGGGCGCAGCACTACCCGCCGGGATGAAGATCATTTGCGATGGTCCCAGCGGCGTACTGGAAAACGCCATCGAGATTGTGGGATATGAACGGCTGTGTTATTGGTTGGCCGATGACCCCGAATTGGTGAGAGAAGTTTTTCAGAATGTTGGCTCTCGGTTGGTGCAATTTTATGACCGGGTCGCCGCTCACCCAGCGGTAGGGGCTTGCATCGATAATGACGATTGGGGTTTCAAAACCCAGACGATGTTCTCGCCAACACAAATGCGGGAATTTGTATTCCCCTGGCACCGGCGGATTGCGGAAGTTGTGCATGCTGCCGGTAAGCCAATGATTTTGCACTCTTGCGGGCATTTCGAACGCATCATAGATGATATGGTTGAGATCGGCATTGATGCCCGGCACTCCTACGAAGATACCATCTTGTCAGTTGAGGAAGCTTATGATCGATATCACGATTGTTTCGCTATCTTGGGTGGCATCGATCTGGATTTCATCTGCCGGTCTACCCCAGGAGAAGTCTACGCACGATCTAAGGCTTTACTAACTCAAACCGCCGATCGGGGAGGATACGCCTTAGGGACCGGCAACTCGGTTGCCGACTATGTGCCTGACGAGAACTACTTTGCAATGATTCGCGCAGTTTTAGACCTGCGATAG
- a CDS encoding DUF4976 domain-containing protein: MITSLNLERDAIFWHYPHYGNQGGTPGSSIRSGDYRLIEFFEDGKVELYNLREDIGEEHNLAGAEPERTAKLQAMLASWREAVAAKIPEVNPDYVS; this comes from the coding sequence ATGATCACCTCGCTGAATCTGGAGCGCGACGCCATCTTCTGGCATTATCCTCATTATGGCAATCAAGGAGGCACCCCCGGCTCGTCAATCCGATCTGGAGATTATAGGTTGATCGAGTTCTTTGAAGATGGGAAGGTAGAACTTTATAACCTCAGGGAGGATATCGGCGAAGAACATAATCTCGCCGGGGCAGAACCTGAACGGACAGCAAAGCTTCAGGCTATGCTCGCCTCCTGGAGAGAAGCCGTAGCCGCCAAAATTCCTGAAGTCAACCCTGACTATGTATCTTGA
- a CDS encoding MFS transporter, with amino-acid sequence MKPSRDSILGEVILADQVISEGMSATRRRNTIFLLAGSVALMMTGFGIIMPVFARRLGELGAGVEALGLMTMSFALAQLVAAPFMGALADRIGRRPLILLSLATFALANVGFLLADSIQMFVAIRAAEGALSAGLFPAAMGFVADVSPKRDRARWVGVIMGSYAAGFFLGPIVGGLLYDSLGFAAPFLASAIMATLAFIVAFMIVPETRTAEVRKREQLQKRRFQERHPGKKESLLESLPRPLRVFAALLAIDFVMIFAFAFVEPEMIFYVYDDLGWTTVQFGVVVAVYGLTTVLGQGFLGRLSDQYGRRPMIVFGTLLNAGFYAGLALVTSFPIFLLVAVIAGLGESLVMPALSAFILDITNDRHRSRVMGIKESAAALGGVAGPLLVVAISDYSTPTQVFTVAFVLMLVTAAIALIFLRVPQKRAVRVDDGALEYATQRAMTAQAVLHGIVTAAQVERAKRYPTGSWP; translated from the coding sequence ATGAAACCATCCCGAGATTCCATCCTGGGCGAGGTAATCCTCGCCGATCAGGTGATCTCAGAGGGGATGAGTGCAACCCGCCGGCGAAACACCATCTTTCTGCTGGCAGGCAGCGTTGCCTTGATGATGACCGGTTTCGGTATCATCATGCCTGTCTTTGCCCGGCGCCTGGGCGAACTTGGCGCGGGGGTAGAGGCCCTGGGTTTGATGACCATGTCCTTCGCCCTGGCCCAGCTGGTGGCAGCTCCTTTCATGGGCGCCCTGGCTGACAGAATCGGCCGCCGGCCCCTCATTCTGCTTTCACTGGCGACCTTTGCCCTTGCCAACGTCGGGTTTTTACTGGCGGACAGCATTCAGATGTTTGTCGCCATTCGGGCGGCCGAGGGCGCCCTTTCCGCCGGGCTTTTTCCTGCCGCCATGGGATTCGTGGCGGATGTATCGCCGAAACGGGATCGGGCCCGGTGGGTTGGCGTCATCATGGGCAGTTATGCGGCGGGCTTCTTCCTGGGACCCATCGTCGGCGGACTACTCTACGACAGCCTGGGATTCGCGGCACCTTTTCTCGCATCCGCGATCATGGCTACCCTGGCCTTCATCGTGGCGTTCATGATCGTTCCCGAAACCAGGACCGCTGAGGTGCGCAAACGGGAGCAGTTGCAGAAACGCCGATTCCAGGAACGACATCCCGGCAAAAAGGAGTCCTTGCTGGAATCTCTGCCCCGTCCGTTGCGGGTTTTTGCTGCCTTGCTGGCGATCGACTTCGTGATGATCTTTGCCTTTGCGTTTGTTGAGCCTGAGATGATCTTCTACGTCTACGATGACCTGGGCTGGACCACCGTGCAGTTCGGGGTCGTGGTCGCTGTCTATGGGTTGACAACTGTTCTGGGCCAGGGATTCCTTGGCCGGCTGAGCGATCAGTATGGCCGGAGGCCAATGATTGTTTTCGGCACGCTGCTCAATGCAGGGTTTTATGCCGGTCTGGCCCTGGTTACCTCTTTTCCCATATTTTTGCTGGTGGCCGTCATCGCCGGTCTCGGCGAGTCACTGGTGATGCCTGCCTTGAGTGCTTTCATTCTTGACATCACCAACGACCGGCACCGTTCACGGGTCATGGGGATCAAGGAATCGGCGGCCGCCTTGGGAGGTGTTGCGGGTCCCCTGCTGGTGGTTGCTATCAGTGATTACAGCACGCCAACCCAGGTGTTCACCGTGGCGTTTGTCCTGATGTTGGTGACAGCCGCTATCGCCCTGATCTTCCTGCGCGTTCCGCAAAAACGGGCTGTCAGGGTTGACGATGGAGCGCTTGAGTATGCGACCCAACGGGCTATGACGGCCCAGGCGGTTCTACATGGAATCGTCACCGCCGCCCAGGTTGAGCGGGCAAAACGTTATCCGACCGGCTCCTGGCCGTGA